In Juglans microcarpa x Juglans regia isolate MS1-56 chromosome 8D, Jm3101_v1.0, whole genome shotgun sequence, the following are encoded in one genomic region:
- the LOC121243441 gene encoding protein ASPARTIC PROTEASE IN GUARD CELL 1-like: protein MQQTSKMAPNSYLCFFFSIIFVAFSVISLFPLAFSRDLPEITHTFLDVSASLEQARAVLNFDPETVKPLVQQKEPLLQAQVGNSSSFSVQVHPREALYKSSYEDYKSLVLARLERDSARVEALTTKLQLALEGVKKSDLKPVEKELLPEDLSTPIVSGSNMGSGEYFSRIGVGTPAKPFYMVLDTGSDINWLQCKPCADCYQQSDPIFDPTSSSSYKSLSCASPQCQAVRVQGCSAGKCLYEVSYGDGSYTTGNMVTETVSFGRSGAVNNIALGCGHDNEGLFVAAAGLLGLGGGSLSFPYQIKASSFSYCLVDRDSSKSSTLEFNSAPPADSVYATILKNEKLDTFYFIGLDGLSVGGMPLSIPASVFQTDASGNGGIIVDSGTAITRLQTQAYNALRDAFVKLTRNLKSTSGVALFDTCYDLSSHTSVQVPTVSFRFSGGKSLSLPAKNYLIPVDSSGTYCLAFAPTSSSLSIIGNVQQQGTRVSYDLANSRVAFSANKC, encoded by the coding sequence ATGCAGCAGACCTCAAAAATGGCTCCAAACTCGTACCtatgtttcttcttctccatcatTTTCGTTGCTTTTTCTGTGATTTCGCTGTTTCCTTTGGCTTTCTCTCGAGACTTACCCGAGATTACTCATACATTCCTTGACGTCTCGGCCTCGCTCGAACAAGCCCGTGCAGTCCTCAACTTCGACCCTGAAACCGTTAAGCCCTTGGTTCAACAAAAAGAGCCCCTGCTACAAGCTCAGGTCGGTAATTCCTCTTCTTTCTCGGTTCAGGTTCACCCACGAGAGGCACTTTATAAGTCCTCGTATGAAGACTACAAGAGCCTTGTTCTTGCTCGACTCGAGCGCGACTCGGCCCGGGTCGAAGCTCTCACCACCAAGCTCCAGCTCGCCCTTGAGGGTGTGAAGAAGTCGGATCTTAAACCTGTGGAGAAGGAGCTTCTCCCCGAGGATCTGTCCACTCCGATCGTGTCCGGATCGAACATGGGCAGCGGTGAGTACTTCTCGCGCATTGGTGTGGGAACCCCCGCCAAGCCTTTCTACATGGTGCTCGACACTGGCAGCGACATCAACTGGCTCCAATGTAAGCCCTGTGCGGACTGCTACCAGCAATCCGATCCTATATTCGACCCAACCTCATCCTCTTCCTACAAGTCCCTTTCCTGCGCTTCCCCGCAATGCCAGGCAGTCCGGGTTCAAGGTTGTAGTGCAGGAAAGTGTCTCTATGAGGTCTCCTATGGCGACGGGTCGTACACCACTGGCAACATGGTGACGGAGACGGTGTCGTTCGGGAGATCTGGCGCAGTGAACAATATCGCTTTGGGCTGCGGCCACGACAACGAGGGTTTGTTCGTTGCGGCAGCCGGATTACTCGGACTCGGTGGGGGTTCACTCTCGTTTCCCTACCAGATCAAAGCGTCGTCGTTCTCATACTGCCTCGTGGACCGTGACTCGAGCAAGTCCTCGACTCTCGAGTTCAACTCGGCTCCACCCGCTGACTCGGTCTATGCCACTATacttaaaaatgaaaagctcGACACGTTCTACTTCATCGGACTCGACGGACTGAGCGTCGGAGGTATGCCCCTCTCCATCCCGGCTTCGGTATTTCAAACGGACGCGTCAGGAAACGGCGGAATCATCGTCGACTCGGGTACGGCCATAACCCGATTGCAGACCCAGGCCTATAACGCGCTCCGCGACGCGTTCGTGAAGTTAACTCGGAACCTGAAATCCACGAGCGGCGTAGCTCTGTTCGACACGTGCTACGATCTGTCATCCCATACCTCTGTGCAAGTTCCAACGGTGTCGTTCCGGTTCTCGGGCGGGAAGTCGCTGTCGCTACCGGCAAAGAACTATCTGATCCCCGTGGACTCGTCGGGAACCTACTGTCTGGCCTTTGCGCCTACATCATCATCTCTCTCAATTATTGGGAACGTACAGCAACAGGGGACACGTGTCAGCTACGATTTGGCAAACTCGCGGGTGGCGTTCTCAGCCAATAAATGTTAG